The proteins below come from a single Bactrocera tryoni isolate S06 unplaced genomic scaffold, CSIRO_BtryS06_freeze2 scaffold_25, whole genome shotgun sequence genomic window:
- the LOC120780647 gene encoding pinin homolog 1, whose product METDIANCCEVLQKELQEARGRLDVLNDNIRKIVGRPRDLGNEKIMDSTKDEGCQKYGSERKNRRTSDCKSVFNRLSVSNDDLRPRLSSRVIKELPTRQEVLKAQGSDSESRARNRRMFGCLLGTLHKFCQEESRLKLKEDKKAQVEKKLEQQQLLEREAIRKERDFLLIKRQKKQAKITTLELKINRLKDFTAYEKTLNNFKSCIKTKTEPSIYYRPYKYCKKTELLLNSSRELLQTEIRKRKILLDNELKEFDLLNGSDERIVKGTALTQNITKLNKPLGIQGEMEFKENESRNSNAPTLISSIIVVKNNK is encoded by the exons ATGGAGACAGATATCGCCAATTGTTGTGAAGTATTGCAAAAAGAACTTCAAGAGGCAAGGGGTCGTTTGGATGTGCTTAACgataatattagaaaaattgtgGGTCGGCCCAGAGATTTGGG GAATGAAAAAATCATGGACAGTACCAAGGATGAAGGGTGTCAGAAATATGGAAGTGAAAGGAAGAACAGAAGAACTAGCGATTGCAAATCTGTATTTAACCGGTTATCAGTATCAAATGATGATTTGAGACCCAGGTTAAGTTCACGCGTTATAAAGGAATTGCCGACGAGACAAGAGGTGTTAAAAGCCCAAGGATCCGATTCAGAATCCAGAGCAAGAAATCGAAGAATGTTTGGATGTCTTTTAGGCACACTTCACAAGTTTTGCCAGGAGGAATCTCGTCTTAAATTAAAAGAGGACAAAAAGGCacaagtagaaaaaaaattagaacaacaacaattactagAACGAGAGGCAATAAGGAAGGAACGAGATTTTCTTTTAATCAAGCgacaaaaaaaacaagcaaaaattacaactttggaattaaaaataaatcgtttGAAAGATTTTACTGCTtatgaaaaaacattaaataattttaaaagctgTATTAAAACAAAGACGGAGCCGTCTATTTATTATAGGCCAtacaaatattgcaaaaaaactgAGCTACTTTTAAACAGTAGTCGGGAATTATTGCAGACGGAAAtaagaaaaaggaaaatattgctTGACAATGAACTGAAAGAGTTTGATCTCCTAAATGGAAGTGATGAAAGGATTGTCAAAGGAACAGCATTAACTCAAAATATAACAAAGTTGAATAAGCCATTAGGAATTCAAG GTGAAATGGAGTTCAAAGAAAATGAATCCCGAAACTCGAATGCACCAACATTAATTAGCAGTATAATTGttgttaaaaacaataaatag